One window of Camelina sativa cultivar DH55 chromosome 4, Cs, whole genome shotgun sequence genomic DNA carries:
- the LOC104784277 gene encoding F-box/kelch-repeat protein At2g43270-like, protein MIDLVPDLVEEILVRLPFKSILKFKTVSKQWRSILESRSLAERRPTFMNKVQKKPQILAAAVNHCTFPTLGDEEGVELVYLHCHVATRPSLACDGLVCIPEPGWINVFNPSTGEFIRFPSGPDPVKTQRYNNLFMDDDDSDIFPGHWRMGFGRDKVNGSYKVVRMFFEPNHYGEILDLNIGEWRKLPRPPPHHVGETSNSACVNGSIYWLREAAYHEYRILALDLHTQEFRDVPTPPLLRQTGMQTERLANLEDRHSLIHIQSSRRGRDMVHGYTRRNMDHRLLL, encoded by the exons atgatcgACCTAGTTCCTGATCTAGTTGAAGAAATCCTTGTTCGGCTGCCCTTCAAATCCATACTTAAATTCAAAACTGTATCGAAGCAATGGAGATCAATACTGGAGTCGAGGAGTTTAGCGGAGAGGAGGCCTACGTTTATGAATAAAGTTCAAAAGAAGCCGCAAATACTGGCGGCGGCCGTAAACCACTGTACGTTTCCAACGCTAGGGGACGAAGAAGGGGTCGAGCTGGTCTATTTACACTGCCATGTCGCCACACGACCTTCGTTGGCATGTGACGGTCTTGTTTGCATCCCTGAACCAGGTTGGATCAACGTTTTCAACCCTTCCACCGGAGAATTCATCAGATTCCCTTCCGGCCCTGATCCCGTAAAAACCCAACGCTATAATAACCTATTTATGGATG ATGATGATAGTGATATATTCCCTGGTCACTGGAGGATGGGATTCGGTAGAGACAAAGTTAACGGAAGCTATAAAGTAGTGAGGATGTTCTTTGAGCCAAACCACTACGGTGAGATTCTTGATTTAAACATTGGGGAATGGCGGAAACTGCCGAGGCCGCCTCCTCACCATGTGGGAGAGACATCGAACTCAGCGTGTGTGAATGGCTCCATCTACTGGTTACGTGAAGCTGCTTACCACGAGTATCGGATTCTAGCTTTGGATCTTCACACACAAGAGTTCCGTGATGTCCCAACACCGCCTTTATTACGTCAAACAGGGATGCAAACAGAGAGGCTAGCAAACCTTGAAGACCGTCATAGTCTTATCCATATTCAGTCCTCAAGGCGTGGTAGAGATATGGTGCATGGATACACAAGAAGAAACATGGATCATCGCTTACTCCTTTGA
- the LOC104784278 gene encoding probable receptor-like protein kinase At2g39360, which produces MINLKPFLGLKLGFLIFVLCSSHISSVSTDTFFINCGSPTNVTTTVNNRTFVSDNSLGQGIFDSSRGTSVVGTTDSNSRDEPTTTTLFQTARVFSDDETSTYRFPIEQHGWFLIRLYFLPFVTSSQDLTTARFSVSSQNFNLIRDYKPSTTSLVKEYSLNISSDHLVIEFRPQIGSVAFINALEVFRLPEVLLPEEARLIGSQSKKNLKLGSHAMETVSRVNMGNLTVTRDQDKLWRQWDSDSAYKAHYGTPVMNLKAVNFSAAGGITDDIAPVYVYGTATRLNSDLDPNTNANLTWTFNIEPGFDYFVRFHFCNIIVDPFGFERQIRFDIFVNSDKAGSVDMTEVANGTFGAPYFVDAVMRKARSREGVMNLSIGGVMDVSLYPVSFINGFEIMKLSNDKRSLDAFDAVSPDGSLRNKSSNPSMALIAGLAAALCVALLFGVVISWWCIRKRRRKNREMQTVHSRGDEQVKKNETGESLIFSSSKIGYRYPLALIKEATDDFNESLVVGVGGFGKVYKGALKDKTEIAVKRAAPQSRQGLAEFKTEVEMLTQFRHRHLVSLIGYCDESSEMIIVYEYMEKGTLKDHLYDSNDKPRLSWRQRLEICVGAARGLHYLHTGSTRAIIHRDLEEVKKYCDLTEKCLAQNGIERPTMGDLLWNLEFMLQVQAKDEKAAMVVDDKPEASVVGSTVQFSVNGVGDIAGISMSKVFAQMVREETR; this is translated from the exons ATGATAAACCTAAAGCCCTTCTTAGGGCTAAAGTTaggttttttaatatttgttctctgttcttcacacatctcctctgtttctactGATACTTTCTTCATCAACTGTGGATCTCCGACGAATGTAACAACAACAGTCAACAATCGAACCTTTGTATCCGACAACAGTCTTGGTCAAGGAATCTTCGATTCTAGTCGAGGAACATCTGTAGTCGGAACCACCGATTCGAATTCAAGGGATGAACCGACGACGACGACTCTGTTTCAGACCGCCAGAGTATTCTCCGATGATGAAACATCAACCTACCGATTCCCGATCGAACAACACGGTTGGTTCTTGATTCGTCTCTACTTCTTACCCTTTGTCACCTCTTCTCAAGATCTAACCACAGCTAGATTCTCTGTTTCGTCTCAAAACTTCAATCTGATCAGAGATTACAAACCCTCGACGACTTCTCTTGTTAAAGAATACAGTTTAAACATTTCTTCAGATCATCTTGTCATTGAGTTTCGTCCTCAGATAGGTTCTGTAGCTTTCATCAATGCTTTAGAAGTTTTCAGACTTCCAGAGGTTTTGCTTCCTGAAGAAGCAAGACTTATAGGTTCACAGAGCAAGAAGAATCTCAAGCTCGGGAGTCATGCGATGGAGACTGTTTCACGTGTAAACATGGGGAATCTGACTGTGACTCGTGATCAAGATAAGCTTTGGAGGCAATGGGATTCGGATTCTGCGTATAAAGCTCACTACGGTACCCCTGTGATGAACCTGAAAGCAGTTAACTTCAGTGCTGCTGGTGGGATAACAGATGACATTGCACCAGTTTACGTCTATGGAACCGCCACGAGGTTGAACTCTGATCTCGATCCGAATACTAACGCCAATCTTACTTGGACGTTCAACATCGAGCCTGGTTTCGATTACTTTGTCCGGTTTCACTTTTGTAACATAATAGTGGATCCTTTTGGATTCGAGCGTCAGATACGCTTTGACATTTTCGTGAATTCAGACAAAGCTGGCTCCGTTGATATGACAGAGGTTGCAAATGGCACTTTTGGAGCTCCTTATTTCGTTGATGCAGTGATGCGGAAAGCGAGAAGTCGAGAAGGAGTCATGAATCTATCTATTGGTGGAGTTATGGATGTTTCTTTGTACCCTGTTTCTTTTATTAACGGGTTTGAGATTATGAAGCTAAGCAATGATAAGCGGAGTCTTGATGCTTTTGATGCTGTTTCCCCTGATGGTTCTTTGCGTAACAAGAGTTCGAATCCGAGTATGGCACTGATAGCTGGATTAGCTGCAGCTCTCTGTGTTGCTTTACTGTTTGGTGTGGTTATAT CTTGGTGGTGCAtcaggaaaagaagaagaaaaaatagagaaatgcAGACTGTTCATTCTAGAGGAGATGAGCAGGTTAAGAAGAATGAAACAGGTGAGAGCTTGATCTTTTCGAGTTCAAAGATCGGTTATAGATACCCTTTGGCTCTAATCAAGGAAGCAACTGATGATTTCAATGAAAGCTTAGTGGTTGGGGTTGGTGGGTTTGGTAAAGTTTATAAAGGAGCCTTGAAGGACAAGACTGAGATAGCTGTGAAACGTGCAGCTCCTCAGTCTAGACAAGGTTTAGCTGAATTTAAGACAGAGGTTGAGATGCTTACTCAGTTCAGACATAGGCATTTGGTTTCTTTAATCGGGTATTGCGATGAGAGTAGTGAAATGATCATTGTCTATGAGTATATGGAGAAGGGAACGCTTAAAGATCATCTGTATGACTCAAATGATAAGCCGAGGTTGAGTTGGAGACAGAGGCTTGAGATATGTGTTGGTGCAGCTAGAGGACTTCATTATCTCCATACAGGTTCGACAAGAGCAATCATACACCGTGAT CTTGAAGAGGTGAAAAAGTACTGTGATTTAACAGAGAAGTGTTTGGCACAAAACGGGATTGAGAGGCCAACAATGGGAGATTTGTTGTGGAACCTAGAGTTCATGCTTCAGGTCcaagcaaaagatgagaaagcgGCAATGGTGGTGGATGATAAGCCAGAGGCGAGCGTTGTGGGCTCAACTGTGCAGTTCAGTGTAAATGGAGTGGGAGATATTGCAGGGATCTCAATGAGCAAAGTTTTTGCGCAAATGGTTAGAGAAGAAACACGATAA